CGCGGCTAAACTCACGAATTTCCTTGGGAAACTCACATTGGTCAGCGGCACCATATCTGTCCGGGGAGGCTTAGGCCTATTTACACTAAACTCACAAACTTTCCCGCAAGCTCACGAATCCGCGGACGGAGCTCACGAACTTGCCTTCTAACCTCACAAAAGTCGCGGTTAAACTGACGAATTCCAACCCTGACCTCATAAACCCTACCCACACCAAAAACGCAAATGCCTCTCATCCGTAGACCGAATGATGCAGCATTTGCGTTTTTTGTATCAGTTTATTGTTCCGCCCGCATTCAGGTAGCGTGCATTGAATTCCTGAACGAATTGGTTGACGATGTTAGTGTCATGAATGATGAGCATGTTTTCGTCATTTACGTTGTTGCCGTTGTTGCTCCAGTTTGTTGATCCGACCACGACTGTCGGGTCACTCGTAGTGTCCGCATCGATGATCATGGTTTTGCTGTGAAGTTTACGGTCTTCGTTTGCTTTATAAACCGGTGCAGGGTTTGCCCAGCGTGTATTTGGATTATCGACGCTTGTCTGACTGGCTGTGCGGCCGGTCATATCCACGCTTGCACTCCACCACTGGTTCCAGAAGCTGTAGTCAAACAGCCCTTTTACATCAAAACCGGTAAGCGTGCCCTCGAGATCATTGTAGGAGCCTTCATATTTATGTTTCAGCTCGTCGACAAGACCCTGATCGCTCCAGGCAAAGATGGTGAAATAAGCATTGAGATCTGCTTCATTTTTAACCAGCTCTCTCATACGGCCCAGTGCATCATCACCTGTAGAGAAATAAACCTCTACCATTTTGCCGCCTACATCAAAGATATGCTGGGTATTGTCTGTTTTTCCGGTACCGAAATTAGAAATCATTGCATCCGGGATCAGCGTATTGCTGCCCCACATTTCGTTAAATTCCGTTTCATAGGCATTTGCCACTTCAGGTGCATGGAGCTCTACAACGTGCTGCTGATTTCCGCCAAGTACGCCGTTTGCCATATTTTCCTCTGAACCGTAAAGCCCTGTTACAGTAAAGTTCCAGCTGCCGGTAAATACCCATTTATCATCCACAACGGCAAACTTGTTGTGCATTTGAACACCTGGAGAATAGTAAGTACCATCTGTTTTTTGCTCAGCGTCCACAAATAAATATCCTGTATAGTCCGTACTTCCAATCGTATAAGTGCCATACTCAAAGTCACTTGGTTCTGCAGGCAATCCATACGATGTTCGCAATGCCGCATCCTCTACTGCGAGCATAGCAGAATCAGAAAAAACCTGAATATCATCTCCGGTGCCAAGCGTACCATCCCGGCCACGCACCATTTTCTCTATGTATAATCGCATCACTGTAAAGCGATCTGCATAATGAGGATCTGCCGCATCCTTCGCATCAGCGATCACACGCACATCTATCCCTTCAGCCGCCTTGTTGATCAGCGTATCAACCACACGTGGTAAATTAATTTCATACGTGGCAAAATCAATACTTGTGGTAGCCTCATTCAATCGCTCAATTAAACGGTCTTCAAGATTCACATTATGATTTGCCGCATTTCCAGAAGTCGCATATTCAGATAGCGCACATTTATTAAAGTAAACATTAATCGCATATAATTGCTCTGAAACATTATTCAAATGCTCTGTTGTGTCACCACAGACATTGCTTCCCGTCGAACCGCCATTATTAACTGTTGTACTGTTAGCAGGCGTGCCATAGCCGCCATCATAGGCTGCTGTTGCAGTGCTCCAGCTTTCAGCAACCGTGCCTGAACCTGAAAGATCCACTCTTTCCATTGTGGCTTTAGATGTATTATCACCACCGTACCAGGCATCAACCGAATCGATTAACACACCCCCGGCATCACGCAGCTCCAATACTTCACCCGTATTACCGAGCGAACCGCTGTACACTAAATCAGCAGCCACACCAGGAACCGCAACATCATCGGTCTTCTCCATCAGATAAGACCCATTAGCAGGAATTTGCCCCTCCAACGTAATAGAAGGCGAACCATCCTGTGCAGCTAAAGTCCAGCCTGTTACATCAACACTCTCCGATGTAGAATTCGAAAGCTCCATCCACTCATCCGAATAACTGTACGTCGTACCCATCCACGCAACCTCACTGATGACCACGTCATTCGGAGTAACCGCCTGAACGCTCTCTTCACTTACATAACCAGGAACAAAAAACGACATGACCAGCACAACAATTAACGACCGACTCAAATACTTCCTCATCATCACAGCTCCTTATCAATTAGTACTCCACTAGTATAAAGGAGTTGCTTATATAAGTGTTTGTTTATTATTAATTGTTTGTAAATATTTTTTGAGTCACGTGAAACACGGGGACGTATATTTTGTTTCATTCGGAGAGCGAAACATTGCGTGCACTGGGGTGGGTCTATTTACACTAAACTCACAAACTTTCGCGCAAGCTGACGAATTCGCGGACGGAACTCACGAACTTGCCCGAGAACCTCACGAAAGTCGCGGGTAACCTGACGAACTCTATATCCAACTTCACAAACTTTAAAAACACAAAAATATAATTCACCATTTACATCCCCACCTCCGCCATGTATGATATTGTCAATCAGGGAGATGATTTTATGTATAGCCTATTTCAAATCTGCAGTATGAATCTTCATCATCACAACTAGCCTTTCACGTTATTGATCTAAGAATTTGATCATTGTGAAGGGCTATTTATCATGAACCGCATGAGAAAACGTGTTTCCGTTTCTCGTGGGGTTCTTTTTATTTTCAACTATTTAGGGAGGCATGAACATGAAAAAGATGGATTATCAGAATGTGAAAGGGACACAGGATTATGTTGGAAATGAGGCGGTGATCCAGCGCCGGGTGAAGCAGACCATTGAGGAGACATGTGAGGCCTATGGCTGCCAGCCTTTTGAGACGCCGATTTTGAACTATACATCGCTTATGGCGAGTAAGTATGGTGGAGGTGCTGAGATTCTCAAGGAGATGTATAGACTGAGTGACCGCGGTGAAAGGGATCTGGCTTTGCGTTATGACTTAACGATTCCTTTTAGTAAAGTGATCGCGATGAATCCTGCTTTGCGGATGCCGTTCAAGCGGTATGAGATTGGCAAGGTGTTTCGTGACGGGCCGATTAAAACAGGGCGAAATCGCGAGTTTACGCAAGCGGATATTGATATTACCGGCATCAAATCTCAGGCAGCAGAAGCAGAACTGATGCTTCTTGCAGCAGATGTTTTTGAAAAGCTTGGGCTGGATATCTTGATTCAGTACAATAATCGCAAGTTGCTCGGCGGTGTTCTCGAAGGTTTTGGCGTACCGAAAAAACTTGTAACAACAGTTGTGTTGAGTCTTGATAAAGTGGAGAAAATCGGTGTTGAGAATGTGGTAAAAGAGCTTACAGAAAAAGAAATACCTGATCAGGCAGTTGTATTAATAAAGGATTTATTGACTAACCCAGAAGCAAAATCACTTACGTATTTTCAATCGGAAATCGTTGAAAAAAATGAGCAGACGTTGGAAGGTGTTCAGGAGCTGGAGGAGCTTCAAGGCTATTTATCAGCGCTTGGAATAGATGACCGCTGTCTATTTAATCCCTTTTTAGCGAGAGGGCTTGAAATCTATACAGGGACCATTTATGAAGTGTTTTTAAAAGACAACTCGGTATTAAGTTCAAGTATTGGCAGCGGTGGCCGCTACGATGATGCGATC
The sequence above is drawn from the Jeotgalibacillus aurantiacus genome and encodes:
- a CDS encoding phospholipase D-like domain-containing protein produces the protein MRKYLSRSLIVVLVMSFFVPGYVSEESVQAVTPNDVVISEVAWMGTTYSYSDEWMELSNSTSESVDVTGWTLAAQDGSPSITLEGQIPANGSYLMEKTDDVAVPGVAADLVYSGSLGNTGEVLELRDAGGVLIDSVDAWYGGDNTSKATMERVDLSGSGTVAESWSTATAAYDGGYGTPANSTTVNNGGSTGSNVCGDTTEHLNNVSEQLYAINVYFNKCALSEYATSGNAANHNVNLEDRLIERLNEATTSIDFATYEINLPRVVDTLINKAAEGIDVRVIADAKDAADPHYADRFTVMRLYIEKMVRGRDGTLGTGDDIQVFSDSAMLAVEDAALRTSYGLPAEPSDFEYGTYTIGSTDYTGYLFVDAEQKTDGTYYSPGVQMHNKFAVVDDKWVFTGSWNFTVTGLYGSEENMANGVLGGNQQHVVELHAPEVANAYETEFNEMWGSNTLIPDAMISNFGTGKTDNTQHIFDVGGKMVEVYFSTGDDALGRMRELVKNEADLNAYFTIFAWSDQGLVDELKHKYEGSYNDLEGTLTGFDVKGLFDYSFWNQWWSASVDMTGRTASQTSVDNPNTRWANPAPVYKANEDRKLHSKTMIIDADTTSDPTVVVGSTNWSNNGNNVNDENMLIIHDTNIVNQFVQEFNARYLNAGGTIN
- a CDS encoding histidine--tRNA ligase produces the protein MKKMDYQNVKGTQDYVGNEAVIQRRVKQTIEETCEAYGCQPFETPILNYTSLMASKYGGGAEILKEMYRLSDRGERDLALRYDLTIPFSKVIAMNPALRMPFKRYEIGKVFRDGPIKTGRNREFTQADIDITGIKSQAAEAELMLLAADVFEKLGLDILIQYNNRKLLGGVLEGFGVPKKLVTTVVLSLDKVEKIGVENVVKELTEKEIPDQAVVLIKDLLTNPEAKSLTYFQSEIVEKNEQTLEGVQELEELQGYLSALGIDDRCLFNPFLARGLEIYTGTIYEVFLKDNSVLSSSIGSGGRYDDAIGGLMGSETRYPTVGLSFGVDVICTALNVLTKNESNSPLVDLYLIPLNTEKEALVLARALRKNGLRVETEFGRKKVGKAMERANKESIRYVVVLGEKEVSENKYRVKDMVTGEDEEFEFKF